The Bombus pascuorum chromosome 11, iyBomPasc1.1, whole genome shotgun sequence genome includes the window TCGAGTTTAGATGATTCCGAGTATCCAGAACTTGGTAGTGCGCTTGTCAAGagtaaaaattttgttgtacCGAGAGATCATTGTTTGTCAAGACCCAACAGCTTGCAGATTGCATTGCCCATGCAGACAAGTATGGAATCGAAGAGATCAAAATCCTTAAAAAGGTATACGAAATcggataaaatttgtattaacaTTCAGGAAGCTTTACAGGTAACTGTCATTAATATTACGATTAAGTGGttattctataataataaacgttaaaTCATTATCACAAATCTATTTATAGAATACTATACATCCAAGTAAACTTGCCAAAGAAGTTCCTAAAGTAACGATTGGTTTATACATGACTAATTTTGGGATTATGATGTCAAAGGCATTGTGCAAAAACAGATGTTCAGATCTGAGGAAagtgaaaatatgtatttctaaaAACAAGAAACCCTCGAAACTAAAgagattaattttgttaaaccGTAATATGAAAGCACAAATTAACATTGACAAAAGAGAAGCGTTTGAACGTAAAAAAATGGAAGCTATCTGTAGAGATGTTGATACCATGAATTTTAATGCTTTAAAAATTACAGCAGATCCAGAAACAAATATAGACTATGTTAGAAATATGTGGACAATGACGCTGTATGATAAAGATCAcagaaatgtaaatgaaataaatatttcagataatACACTGTCTCACAGACCAGATGTGATTGGGAGAATAAATAATCTTGGAATTCAAGGAAGAGGATTGACAAACAGCTTGGTTGGAAGAAATAGcagaacaaatttttctgaTCTTGTCAATGACATAATAGAGAACGATATTGTCAAACAGACGCTCTCCCTTCGTATTGAAGACGATGTTAAAGAAGAAGGTCAAAATAGCACAGAGATAGATGATAAAAgcgttataaaattttctcgtAACTTTAGAGAGTAAGTACTGTAAGTAAGAGCTTATATTCATAAACagcaaaatatttgatacgaTACTTATATGCTATCATATGAcattgtaatatacatatttgtacaCCTGATTcattaattcttatttatagacgcaataaacgatataaacacATTACATTATCAAAATGTTTATCAGAACCTATCCTCTTTCCTatcctattttcttttcatgattataaccttatacaaaacattattGATTGTTgacattaaattatttttagttgattttgaaaattgaaatacctTACAGATACTGCACTAATATGTTAACAGTGGCCTTGAATGACAAccttgaaaaatttatacaagAAATCACGAGACTTCAAAAAAGATTTCACGAGAAAAATCCAAACAAATCCAAGTACAAGCGTCGTTACTATTCCGGTTTGAAAGAAGTTCGTAAACACGTCGAATTGAAAAAGCTCAAATTCGTAATTATCGCTCCTGATATAGAAAAAGTCGAACTCGAAggtaaatatcaaattattctttcgaatgaaaaaataaatgacgATCGTGTAATTTTAGACGGATTAGAcgatcaaattaataaattgctcAATACGTGTAGAAAAGAACATGTAGTTTACTGTTTCGGATTACGAAGAAGGAAGTTAGGATATTATACTCACGGAAAAGGATTTGTAGGATGCGTTGGCATTGCAAATTATAGTGGAATTGAGGTAAGCAGATCATAATCTTTTAAATCATAACATATAAAGCAcacaaaatattcgaaagacAATTCTTTTCAGTTACttttcaaaaatgttttaacGGAACTTGTAGACGCGAGGAACGCGTTCAAAAAACTAAATGGTGATATCGAATCGATTATCGATATATCAAAAGTGATCTCGGAAGATTATTTactttcagaaaatattaatgcCCTTCTGAAAATTTTGTCCTATAATATGCGTAgctgataaaatattcataaaaatgtgatatatctgtatttatttaattacgtatatagaaaatattgattggTACGTGATTTATAAAATCGATACATATCGAcgtttgttataataatagatgtaatattttttgtaatatgaatttatattattaaatacattattatataacagattgtttagtaatagtataataaatactatattcAAATCTGTGTGTTGGCTTCGTATTAGAAATCATTTACGTATCATTATAAACTTAAGTCAATGGtatcataaaattcatttgatCTTTAAACAACTCCTAATCTctcataatataatacaataatattattcgttgATAGACATTGAACAATTGTGAATTTTCTGAACATTAATTCACTTTTGAAGTCTTTTACTGTTGAGCAcatcgtatatacatatatatacatatatgattaAAGATAggtctatatatatgtaataaccAAAAATCAGGATTCTAATATTCATTAATCGAGAATAgcataatacatatttataaacgttacgaatctaaaataaaaattgtcatttctaagagaaaaaatatattattcaagGAGACAAATTACGTTCAATAAAAAGAGTTAAAGAAATCTGGCTTCTGTCGATAAATATATCGGCTAAGTACATCGATCTTTACAAATATACTAAAACTAAAGTTACCTCGTTCGTATAATAGTAGTTCACGTTCAGTTAAATGAACTGAATCACCAGAAGTTTATTTAATCATGCAATAATTAGTTTTGTCGAAAGTTTTGTTTAAATGAGAGGGTTCAAGCGGACTGATTACACTCGCGCCATGTTATAAATTGTAGATGGCGTAATAAAACCTGCGAATTGTCGGTATTACAGTATataatttctacttttatcGCTTCCGACGATTGAAACGAATATACAGATTTCTATATTCGACGTAGCAAATCGTAGAGGGCGTAACAAACTCTGAATCTTCACGAGGTCGGTATTTCAGAGCATGAGACACGAAATCTCATACAACGTCATGTCTACGCTGTATTTAGTCAATGCTATGCGGCAGGTATTTTTCAGGGCAATATTAGTCGGTGTGTAAGTATATTACATACATCGGTGTTTGCACAATACGTAATGCATACCTGTCCCTAAAACCAAAGCCAACGCACCGATACATCTCGGTCGGATGCAGATATTTCGCTTAATTGCTACGTTCATATGCATCGAACATGGATGCTCGATCGTGGGAGGATTAGTATCGATTCtccattaattttaatgaaggATGCTAATCGATCCAGGTGTAAACGCTTTATCGCTCTATAGCAGTGATTCCAGGAATCTTTGGTATTCAGCTTCTTGCGTGTATCGTGTGCCGCAATATCGTTCGTTGCGGCCTTGTTTTCCAGTTGTGCTTCATTACGATAAACTAAgttgaaacaattaatttcattcaggcatttataaataatgcaaGCAAGTACGGCCAGAGTCACGacgattaatttctaaatattacaacGTCACGTggcatattttaaattcgCGCGTTCGTTGCACGATAAGCAGTTCgtatagaaaacttttatcgatatcgaaaaaatttaatctctCGACAACTCTATTTACGAACGTATTACCATTATCGATTCTTCAATTAATGTCCTTACCACACGATACCATGCTAACAGCGATAAATGCTTTTACCCAAATGTACGCTCCAATTGGCGGGCTAAAAATCATAGTGGTGTACTAAATCAAGATTTGGACAATTTGAATTGGATCACGTATTTCAACGTATATCCAATACATATAGTAGAGGATATTGTTGCATGGAAAATAGCACAGACCTACATCATTAGATTCTCAGTCTTAAAATCCTCTCTGAAAAATCCatcgttgaaataaaatcaaataaaagtggaaaatcaAAGACAATTAGAGACAAAAATCAGAGTACAAATTTCTCGAATTCTTGATCGAATTCCACGCTTTCACGAAGCAAATAGGATCTCCGAAGGGGGCGAATAAGCGTGGCGAACCGAAGAAAGCACGCAGCTGGAGTGCGGGCCACGAAGATGCAGGCAACGAACCAGGGCCTCGGCCGAGATGCACGAGAGAAGGCACGGTTCTGAGAGGAGCTGGAATGGAGCTGGAAACGAGAGGCTGCGGGGGAAGTGGATGCCAGCCGGTGTGTGTTGATGCAAGTGCGGTGACTGTACGTGCTGACTGGCggagtcagtcagtcagtcagtcagtcggCTCGGCACCGGCCGCGACGCACGATCGCGTGGATTTTTCTTGCTTCTCCGTGCACACGTATATACGCACGCACACAACACGATAGAGTGGCCTGCACGCCTCGACACGCACCGTTTTGCCTCTGTTTCTCCGGCGAGTGGCGCGCGCCACTCGATCTCGGCCTGTTGTTCGGCCCAGTTTTTCCGTCTCGATTTTCCCCCCAGGTTGAGAAACCTGCCCGTGTACCAACAAGGGGCTCCGAGTGTCAGTGTGCTTCGTCGGATTAGTGGGCCTATCGAAATTACCATAGAGGGTCACGTCTCAGCCTCGACCAGGTAAGCTTAGAACCGAATTCTTAAGGATATGGTCACGGTGGATACGTATTCTAACTGGCGTTCTGGCGAATTAAACATCTCAACGCTGTAATGCGTACGCTTAAAACACTCTCTGTATACGTATTTGATTGCTTCGACGTATCGAGTTCGTCGGAACTGCAGTCCATCCGGATACCTATTCGTTGTAACTGTATAGCAAGTTTGCAGATTTGGAATTTTGCCTATCTGTGGCATTTTTGACACTGTATGGGAGAAGCTTTGAATCCTCGAGATCGTGGAAGAGACGGTAAGAGTAGAATGATGTCGAAAGataaaatgtattacaaaGGAGAGTCGTTCGTTGGAAGAGGAATGAATGATCGTTTGCTTCGATGTCGAACACGTTCACGCGCGTTCCAAGTGCCGATAGGCTGAATTATTTTCATGTCCCGTTAGGCGTCAACGATCGACGAATCGATAATGGACGGGTCGTAAAATACGTGGAATCAGGCGAATACCCCGTTTTGGATAAATCCGCGATCAGGGGATGTCATCACATGGAATACAACCACGGGAAAGTCGGCTGGTTCGGTTTCGATTGGATCGCGAGTGGACGCGATAACGCGCGAAACCGCAAGCCGGCTAGACCGAGTAAAAACCGTCGCATTTCGCTGTTCATACCGCGTCATTCAAGTCGATCGTtctgtttgttttatttaattgctcCTGTCGCAattccatttttaatattcttctttgaAGATTTGAATCACGctataattacaaattccaCGAACAGGCACGCAATTAAATCGAAGATGTAGTGTACAGtagctcgcgaaagtattcgaatacaAGCGGACACCCGTATCTTATGCAAAACATTCTGACATTTCTTTGGCCTGACGTTTTCAAATATCAaagtttaaaacaaatttcaaaatctacATAAAACCTACGAGTACTTAAAAGCATACATTTCTCACAGATGGCAAAAATATTTAGACGATCGATTATCTATTGTATTAATAATCCTAAATATTCAAATGGCTGTCTTATACGATTAAGATAAGGCCATTCATTTATTAATCTAAGTTTCCATTAAATATACGTTTGTAGTAAGTATCTCGCAACTTCTATACACGTTTGCGGCTTTGTTTCAAGCTTTACCAATACATCATCGATAGCTGTGAGTCACTACAGTGTTAATGACATTTGAAGAATCTTCCTACGACATAAATacacaatatatttatacataatttttatacatagttcaaatacttttgcgaGCCACTGTACGTCACGTATGTCTACGTAGAAATTCTCGACGTGTGTCATTCCCTTTCCCTTTGCCGCTAACGAGGCTATAGGAACGTCGCTCGCGATCCAACGCAAACACGAGATAATGCTCGACGTTCGATTTTTAAGTGTCGTTCCTCGTCAAGGATCTGTAGCCGCGATTATCGCGATAGTCGCGGCCGTCCACTCCTTTGTGTATATTTCGATACAATCTGTTTTTGCGGTTGTATTTCGACAGAATCGATGGAATTAATGGGACAAAGGAAAGACCGTTGGCGAGACAGCCGCGTTATCGGTCGGAAACGTTTGGTTTTTCCTTCGTGAACCTTGTAACCTCCGTGTTTAGAGAACGATACAAGCGGAGGCGTGTCCGAGGAGCGTGCGACGAAACTCGTGATCGTCGCTGACTCGTTGGTTTCGAGCTATATTTAGCCAGACGGACGGCGTCGTGACGTCGCATCCATGTCCGACACATCGATCCTTGTTAATGATCCGACTTAATCGTCGATCATTGTGCGAACAATTTTAATACGTCGACTAGCCTCTTGTAATTTTTGTTGCCATTTACCGAATTGcagtttttctattttgacGCAAGTGTGTAATACAtagtttttagaaattatcTCATTAAACATGTATGACTTGCTCGAAGAAAGTCAGACATACATAATAGATCAAAGTCCGACACTTGTATTTCTACGACTAGATCATTTACGATATGTTTAAGCTAAGAAGGTAACAACATTCAggttttaaattgtaaaaagaaacgCACGAAAGCTATTATCGGTAAACATTCTACGTAAAAGTCTAGGTTAACTGAGCTGTTGCTCGCTTCCTCCTCGCGTTTTTATCTCTTCggttatcttctttttctttgaataTACTTTGTTTACAAAAAGCTAGTGcaattatatcgaatattaaaactaaatatttaaaaattgctttgtaataatatctatCGCGGTGCAACATCCATTCTGCATCAGACAGATTGGAAAAGAACCGGAGGgttaatgaaaaaatgttattcttaAATTAACTGCAAATATTCTTCGAGTCAGCGCCGACCAGAATAGCGCGTCGAAAAGAAAgttgcttttaattttctcctaCGTTCGTCGAAAACTGTATTTGGAGCGGTCTTTATCAGCGTACGTAATTCGCTGGCAACGTTTCACCGCTGCGGTGTGGCGGAAGGTGTTTCGACGCGGGTGAACACGCGGCAGGCGTGCGCGCGatttaaaggagaaaaaggtCTGACACGTGAAAGTACGCGCGCTTGCGAAATCGAGCAGAGGATATAATCTAATTCTAACGGTAACCGGATACCATTCCGTTCGTTCTGTGGCTGATTGCCAAAACGAATTGAACGTGCGTTAATTGTcactaattatattattcgataAGTTGGTTAACGGCGATTCAACCGCGTGCTACGAGTCCGCGGTTTCCTCGTTTGGACATCAAACGTATCCGCTGTCTGAGTTACGAGGAATAAAAATCGGTTACACGGTCGACAGTTTTCACGCGCTAAAGTAATATCAGTACGGTAACCGGCTCTTTTCCATTATTTGCATTAGGTTGGTGTACAGTGGctgcaaaaagtatttgcacgtACCTTTAGTTTTCAATGAATCGTCTTTTTATCGGGTTTTACGGTTGGCGTCTGTAAGAGCTACTAACAcgataagaaatttaatacattgGAACTTAATTAATTGGTATGCAAATGATATAATAGATACGATGGTGCGCAAATACTTTCTGTGGCCACTATATATCCGGAGTTTTATCGAGCGTGCAACGATGATATGCAAAggaaatgcaaatttttaatacgttttttaattctatgtGGCACGATAACGTTACGTCTACGATCCGAACGTGGAGAATTTGCCCTGTTTCGGCAGAGATGAACTctgtttctaaaaatatttcaggatTAAATGTTTCACGCTCCGAAAATTTGctcgaaaattataattgtaagtTAGAGTTTCAGTTATGTGTtattaaagattattttacgAGGGTggtgttttattaaattggccgaataaatgttattaatagcCTCTTAAACTTGATATA containing:
- the LOC132911843 gene encoding uncharacterized protein LOC132911843, with the translated sequence MQKSQIDNFMWSFHINGNANSRDPWPELCQKNEVKHSSRKEDFINITDDNRASSLDDSEYPELGSALVKSKNFVVPRDHCLSRPNSLQIALPMQTSMESKRSKSLKRYTKSDKICINIQEALQNTIHPSKLAKEVPKVTIGLYMTNFGIMMSKALCKNRCSDLRKVKICISKNKKPSKLKRLILLNRNMKAQINIDKREAFERKKMEAICRDVDTMNFNALKITADPETNIDYVRNMWTMTLYDKDHRNVNEINISDNTLSHRPDVIGRINNLGIQGRGLTNSLVGRNSRTNFSDLVNDIIENDIVKQTLSLRIEDDVKEEGQNSTEIDDKSVIKFSRNFREYCTNMLTVALNDNLEKFIQEITRLQKRFHEKNPNKSKYKRRYYSGLKEVRKHVELKKLKFVIIAPDIEKVELEDGLDDQINKLLNTCRKEHVVYCFGLRRRKLGYYTHGKGFVGCVGIANYSGIELLFKNVLTELVDARNAFKKLNGDIESIIDISKVISEDYLLSENINALLKILSYNMRS